The sequence tattttggttttacagAGATCAGGTCTCAAGTCACGGGAATCTCCATGTCCTTCAGTTGCtaaacttttccttccttctttttctcttgcctgGCTCAGAAGGACATGCCAGATAGTATAAGTGTTTCCTTTCCAGAGCTGAAGAAAGGATCTGTGCTGTAGAGTCAATCAATAGACAAAGCCTTGATCTCAATGGTTTCTTGGCTCTCAGCTCACCTATTCTCAGGTAGCCTAAAGGCCTCTTGACAAACATGTTCTGATTAGCTGTTTGAGGTCCAGGTGCTTTGCACAAGCTCCTTTCTCCCACTGGGATATTATTAGGACATAACCAGGCTAGAAAGGTTGTGGGAAGCTTTGGAGGTAGGAGGGTAGGATCCAGAAAGGATTGCAATAAGGAAAAGGGAATTCCCTTTGGTGAACTCCAGAGTCCAAAGGTAGCCCTGAGCTGACTCTAGTTAGGAACCAAGGGTAGACGTGCTTGTTTGGTTCTTTGGCCCTTTTATAGGCTCCCCATCTGGGACCAGGATGTGTATCAGGAAGGAAAACAACCTCAGGTGTGTCCTCTTATTTCTTTCAGCTTCCATCTAAACTTCAGCTTCCAGGCATCGCACTGTGGTTTTGGGTTGACTCTTGGGCTCCTCgggttttttatccattttctttgaTTCCTCATTAAGGTTGCTATCATCGGCCTTCTCCTCCTTCACTACTTTCGtttctatcatttccttctgCTGGTTCTTGTTTGTAAAAGGGAAGGCCTTCACATACCTATAGGCATAAACACAAAATTAAAGTGAGAGACTTCTATGTAACACATAGAACAACAGATAACGTTTTGGGATGGCCCATATTGGCAATAGTACACTGGGTACTTTTATTTCAGAGAGATGCTAACACATGCACCCTCAAATACTTTAACCCATCCCCACCTGGATGGATTCATTTAGATAGGACAGTAAGTTTACGGGCAAAACTTTAGGCTGGCCTTAACACCCtctcatcaaaaacaaagaattgaaaatcaaataaagcaTATCCATTTTTCCCTAGAtgtcaatcttttctttttatttcttgatattCAAAGGGACAGCCATTGACCTATATCTAAAGGCCGGATAACATACAAGTGCTGAAATAATAGGAAAGGTTGGGTGGTAGGGAGGACAGGTGAGGTGAGGGAGAACATTTACAGTATAAGAGGATTGCCATCTCCATTTGGACGAAGGAAATGTCGATAACAACCCTGGATAAACACAAGATGTGGATGTGACAAAGATGACGAGACTAACCATGTGCCAACAACCCCACCTTTTGACGTAGCAAACCGCGAGGCCAGCTGCAGCAGCAAAGAAGAGGAGGGCAAGCACGAGCAGGGTCGTGGGAACACCTGGGGGAGACAGAGACCGCGCCTTGTTCCTCCATGTAGACATTACTGTGCACCGCTCTTCTAACGGCTCATCCTTACACGTGATGGAGACCACAGACAGAGCAGAAGAGCCTTCTCTGCGGCCACACAGGGGCCACTTAGGGCATTGGGCCCACATGAGCGTCTTTGCTTTCTACCTATAGAATCCTTGGCCTTGCCTCATGCTCTCCCTACTCTATAAGTGGCGATATGACAGAGTCCATTTCCTCTCTGTGGCCTTGAGGTGATAAGTTTGGAGCAAATCAAGTGTAAGACCCTTTAAATAGGAAAACCAACTTGCTAATCATAGGCATTTAAGGTGTGTCTATGTACTTGAAAAACTTCTGCATATGAATAGATAGTAATTTATTCTGAAAagtctttgcattttaaaagtgaaGCTGTTTTAGACTCATGATTTTTAGTTTAATCAGTAAGGTTCTTTAGAGGCCTCAAGTTCTAAGACTTTATGAAATTTGAATTTGCATTaagcttttatttgtatttgtcagGTCCTGAGTGCCCAATCTGGATACAGGATAGTTTCTATGTATTGtctgctaaacacacacacacacacacacacacacacacacacacacacacactccctctctctctctctccctctctctctctctctctctctctctctctctctcaaacacatacacataatgCAGACAGAAAGTTTTTACCTCCAAACCCAACAGGTTCATTCTTGAACGCCGCTTTATTTTCAATATACGATTCAGTTTCTGTAGATATGGTGCTCGTTTCCACAAAAGCTTCCGTTatgcaaattaattttcttttccgtGGAATAGAAGTGGAAGCCAGAGCAGGAGCCACAGTGGTTGTAGTAGAGACAGGTCCATCAGTAGACAACGCTGAGTGTGTACTCTCACTGACAATCATTTCTGTTGTGTATGTTGCAGTTTCCGTGTTGAATATGGGATCATCGGTGGTGATAATTTCTGGAAAGCATGAGTTAACCCAGGTATCTGTCCGGGGAGggaaaagtgaaataagaaagaaGTATTGCAAGAGCCTCCTAATGGGTCTGCCTGTCTCTAGTCTTACTCTCCTCCAGTCCCTTTATACTGCAGCTGGAATGGTCTTACAAAAATGTAATCATATCACTTCCTCCTTTAGAATCCTTCCCTGACTGCCTGTACTGCACAGCCTATAAGGCCTtccatgatctggcccctgctgACATCGCCAGCCTCACCTGATCGGTCTTTCTCTCATTCCCCCTGCCATGCTAGAATTCCTTCAGTTCTTTGATATGCTTTCTCTAACATCCAAACCTTTGACCTGGATGCTTTCTTCACTTGTAAGACTCTTGGCCCCTCTTTATTTAGCTCTTCCTTGTCCCTCAGGTCTCAGACTGAATATCTCTTTCTTAGGCAGACTTGAAGACCAGATTGGATCCCTAGACATACATTCTTGTACCTCCTTGTACTTCCCTTGTCATGATTCTCACTACACTGCTCCCCACTGGACTGTGAGCTCCCTGGAAGCAAGATTCCTGTCTGTCTTGGTCATCATGGTATGTGCAatgtggctggcacatagtacatgctcaatacTTGATGtctaaaggaaggaaggaaaagtgaaatgaagaaaggagTAGATGGGGAGACCAAATATACACACATGACACCACTTGAGGACAGAGATCTACTAAAACCAGATTTCTCTGtgctcatcaaaaaaaaatttttttttaaaggaggtggGAGACAGGGGAGGG is a genomic window of Physeter macrocephalus isolate SW-GA chromosome 16, ASM283717v5, whole genome shotgun sequence containing:
- the LYVE1 gene encoding lymphatic vessel endothelial hyaluronic acid receptor 1, encoding MAKYFSLVLLFASIWTTRLLVQGSLRTEELSISGPCRIMGVTLVNKKTHPQLNFTEAQEACRLVGLTLASKEQVEAAWKFGFETCRYGWVKNQFVVIPRIIQNPKCGKNGVGVLIWRSSLNQQHRAYCHNSSDTWVNSCFPEIITTDDPIFNTETATYTTEMIVSESTHSALSTDGPVSTTTTVAPALASTSIPRKRKLICITEAFVETSTISTETESYIENKAAFKNEPVGFGGVPTTLLVLALLFFAAAAGLAVCYVKRYVKAFPFTNKNQQKEMIETKVVKEEKADDSNLNEESKKMDKKPEEPKSQPKTTVRCLEAEV